Proteins encoded within one genomic window of Corallococcus macrosporus:
- a CDS encoding fatty acid desaturase family protein, with amino-acid sequence MNDSAPSLPLPPDEAKRLRSELRRVLPPEAFERQPLRGIVALCLVPVEAALIWVLGTWTLPHWACLLIAFVLGQLVTAVGLAAHEALHHSVFHSRRLESLLGWVGFAPFLVTPGNWRAWHVQAHHSAANIHVRDPDILPRRTDWHTQGFAKLFHAMSPGSGHWLSFISFSVFFTAQGQAFLWHHCRLPGFQHVHMHRARERVLTLFVTAGWMALGWVLGPRAAFYALVLPLLIGNVTLMIYIATNHWMQPASEETDNPFVNTASVETHPVMNWLHFNFSYHQEHHIFPAQSPKYAPLLRKHLRELSPQASIVYPHLHALRTLYRRPALYSADGQTLMGRDGTPALSTAELRQRLEAS; translated from the coding sequence ATGAACGACTCCGCTCCTTCCCTTCCCCTTCCGCCGGATGAGGCCAAGCGGCTCCGCTCGGAGCTGCGCCGCGTGCTGCCTCCCGAGGCCTTTGAACGCCAACCCCTGCGCGGCATCGTGGCGCTCTGCCTCGTGCCGGTGGAGGCCGCGCTCATCTGGGTGCTCGGCACCTGGACGCTGCCCCACTGGGCGTGCCTCCTCATCGCCTTCGTGCTGGGCCAGCTCGTCACCGCCGTGGGGCTCGCCGCGCATGAGGCGCTGCACCACTCGGTGTTCCACAGCCGCAGGCTGGAGAGCCTGCTGGGCTGGGTGGGCTTCGCGCCCTTCCTGGTGACGCCCGGCAACTGGAGGGCCTGGCACGTCCAGGCCCACCACAGCGCCGCCAACATCCACGTGCGCGACCCGGACATCCTGCCGCGCAGGACGGACTGGCACACCCAGGGTTTCGCGAAGCTGTTCCACGCCATGTCCCCCGGCTCCGGGCACTGGCTGAGCTTCATCAGCTTCAGCGTCTTCTTCACCGCGCAGGGCCAGGCCTTCCTCTGGCACCACTGCCGGCTGCCCGGGTTCCAGCACGTGCACATGCACCGAGCCCGGGAGCGCGTGCTCACGCTGTTCGTCACCGCGGGGTGGATGGCGCTGGGGTGGGTGCTGGGGCCCCGGGCCGCGTTCTACGCGCTGGTGCTCCCGCTGCTCATCGGGAACGTCACGCTGATGATCTACATCGCCACCAACCACTGGATGCAGCCCGCGTCGGAAGAGACGGACAACCCGTTCGTGAACACCGCCAGCGTGGAGACGCACCCGGTGATGAACTGGCTGCACTTCAACTTCAGCTACCACCAGGAGCACCACATCTTCCCGGCGCAGAGCCCGAAGTACGCCCCGCTGCTGCGCAAGCACCTGCGGGAGCTGAGCCCCCAGGCGTCCATCGTCTATCCCCACCTGCACGCCCTGCGCACGCTGTACCGGCGCCCGGCGCTCTACTCCGCGGATGGCCAGACGCTGATGGGCCGGGACGGCACACCGGCGCTGTCCACCGCGGAGCTGCGTCAGCGGCTCGAAGCCAGCTGA
- a CDS encoding DNRLRE domain-containing protein, with protein MSFLPPQMSRRHAPVLLPLLLTVACGGDAPPGADAPSTVDSALEAPVTVSFQEQVSPSAAYTGASDATLSESSPTLNGGADGLIRLDRDYPTGSGKTSNGLLRFDVSAIPATATVQSVRLTFNVRNATTGEGYSVFAAGRAWNEAQATWTLAATGSPWSAAGARGAADRGAVSFATLLPGATGSYGVDFNAAGIAAVQGWVANPATNLGFVLDAPTNLDGLELDSSEAATLANRPKLTVTYALPDGQGSAGNPGLPGLDNTGTTIPDTNYAIPSGAIFLATNGSDSNAGTQAAPVATISRAVALVPSGGTIVVRGGTYRDWLNNGAGNYRVATKPMTLQAYPHEQVWFDGTDVKPASAWTPDGAGHWYMDWSTPSFCNGGYYQYKYDAQPTTNTGPCAHFDMYGDPANPAAGDPQMVFIDGAYVHEVKTLAEATPGNFFYDWANRRIYIATNPSGHTVELAARPVALVLGSTGYSLKGLGFRRYATNEYSGTTSAAVYIGATNSLVENCVFTRMAAGSLSIKPQGGVVRRSVFANNGFTAVGSNGSTNSGTVVPDGLLMEENIVNANNTERFGTNCSRSCAQAGVKIAHMNGFTVRRNVFENNLGGAGFWCDEDCRGGVIVNNISRNNKIGIFYEVSDTGIIASNLIYDNTYAGIQTCAANTKIYNNTLVDNAAIDLWVYDDARNEQDRRGSDIGPDTVNVQVVNNILSGGNITTFKASRSDNNFTNTGPNTFFSAMDSNSYYRSGGTGKSLINWVDTGGVNYTSLSAMRATHGWESHGHDLASGGDPFFVNQGLRNYVVRPSSPAYLSGSPLPADVAQVLGVPAGTVTSRGALSWPEK; from the coding sequence ATGTCGTTCCTCCCCCCTCAGATGTCCAGGCGCCACGCGCCGGTCCTCCTGCCGCTGCTGCTGACCGTGGCCTGCGGTGGCGATGCGCCGCCCGGTGCGGACGCCCCCTCCACCGTGGACAGCGCCCTGGAGGCGCCCGTGACGGTGTCGTTCCAGGAGCAGGTCTCGCCGTCGGCCGCGTACACGGGCGCGTCGGACGCGACGCTCTCGGAGAGCAGCCCCACGCTCAACGGGGGCGCGGACGGGTTGATCCGCCTGGACCGTGACTACCCCACGGGCTCGGGCAAGACGTCGAACGGCCTGCTCCGCTTCGACGTGAGCGCCATCCCCGCGACCGCGACGGTGCAGTCCGTCCGGCTGACCTTCAACGTGCGCAACGCCACCACCGGCGAGGGGTACTCCGTCTTCGCCGCGGGCCGTGCGTGGAACGAGGCGCAGGCCACCTGGACGCTCGCGGCCACCGGTTCACCGTGGAGCGCGGCCGGGGCGCGCGGCGCGGCGGACCGGGGCGCGGTCTCCTTCGCCACGCTGCTGCCGGGCGCCACGGGCAGCTACGGCGTGGACTTCAACGCGGCGGGCATCGCGGCGGTGCAGGGCTGGGTCGCGAACCCGGCCACGAACCTGGGCTTCGTGCTGGACGCGCCCACCAACCTGGACGGGCTGGAGCTGGACTCGTCGGAGGCGGCGACGCTCGCCAACCGCCCGAAGCTGACCGTGACCTACGCGCTGCCGGACGGCCAGGGCTCCGCGGGCAACCCGGGGCTCCCCGGCCTGGACAACACGGGCACGACGATTCCGGACACGAACTACGCCATCCCCTCGGGCGCCATCTTCCTCGCGACGAATGGCAGCGACAGCAACGCGGGGACGCAGGCGGCGCCGGTGGCCACCATCAGCCGCGCCGTCGCGCTGGTGCCGTCCGGCGGGACCATCGTCGTGCGCGGGGGCACGTACCGCGACTGGCTCAACAACGGCGCGGGCAACTACCGGGTCGCGACGAAGCCCATGACCCTCCAGGCCTACCCGCACGAGCAGGTCTGGTTCGACGGCACGGACGTCAAGCCTGCCTCGGCGTGGACGCCGGACGGCGCGGGGCACTGGTACATGGACTGGAGCACGCCCAGCTTCTGCAACGGCGGTTACTACCAGTACAAGTACGACGCCCAGCCCACGACGAACACCGGGCCGTGCGCTCACTTCGACATGTACGGCGACCCGGCGAACCCCGCCGCGGGCGACCCGCAGATGGTCTTCATCGACGGGGCCTACGTGCACGAGGTGAAGACGCTCGCGGAGGCCACGCCGGGCAACTTCTTCTATGACTGGGCCAACCGCCGCATCTACATCGCGACGAACCCCTCGGGCCACACGGTGGAGCTCGCCGCGCGCCCCGTGGCCCTGGTGCTGGGCTCCACCGGCTACTCGCTGAAGGGCCTGGGCTTCCGGCGGTACGCGACCAACGAGTACAGCGGCACCACGAGCGCGGCCGTCTACATCGGCGCGACGAACTCGCTGGTGGAGAACTGCGTCTTCACGCGGATGGCGGCGGGCTCGCTGAGCATCAAGCCCCAGGGCGGCGTGGTGCGCCGCTCCGTCTTCGCGAACAACGGCTTCACCGCCGTGGGCTCCAACGGCTCCACCAACTCCGGCACGGTCGTCCCGGACGGGCTGCTGATGGAGGAGAACATCGTCAACGCCAACAACACGGAGCGCTTCGGCACCAACTGCTCGCGCTCGTGCGCGCAGGCGGGCGTGAAGATTGCGCACATGAATGGCTTCACGGTGCGCCGCAACGTCTTCGAGAACAACCTGGGCGGCGCGGGCTTCTGGTGTGACGAGGACTGCCGCGGCGGCGTCATCGTCAACAACATCTCCCGCAACAACAAGATCGGCATCTTCTACGAGGTGTCCGACACGGGGATCATCGCGTCCAACCTCATCTACGACAACACGTACGCGGGCATCCAGACGTGCGCGGCGAACACGAAGATCTACAACAACACCCTGGTGGACAACGCCGCCATCGACCTGTGGGTCTACGACGATGCCCGCAACGAGCAGGACCGGCGCGGCTCGGACATCGGGCCGGACACCGTGAACGTGCAGGTGGTGAACAACATCCTGTCGGGCGGGAACATCACGACCTTCAAGGCCTCGCGGTCGGACAACAACTTCACCAACACCGGGCCGAACACGTTCTTCTCGGCCATGGACTCCAACAGCTACTACCGCTCCGGCGGCACCGGGAAGTCGCTGATCAACTGGGTGGACACGGGCGGCGTGAACTACACGTCGCTGTCCGCGATGCGCGCGACCCACGGCTGGGAGTCCCATGGCCATGACCTCGCGTCGGGCGGAGACCCGTTCTTCGTGAACCAGGGGCTGCGCAACTACGTCGTGCGTCCCTCCAGCCCGGCGTACCTCAGCGGCAGCCCGCTGCCCGCGGACGTGGCGCAGGTGCTCGGGGTGCCCGCCGGTACGGTGACCAGCCGGGGCGCGTTGAGCTGGCCGGAGAAGTAG
- a CDS encoding FAD-binding oxidoreductase yields MLTESVTGGPRVDTSSRAEALHEAKVAAIARQLRQRKGKGPASFKKKSPPHSVPKRFDSRRRDEKVDLSDLDQILDIDTVGMTCTAEPAVTFDEVVRATLPHGLIPYIVPEHKTITLGGAIAGCSIESMSFRQGGFHDTCLEYEVITAKGEVLRCSPREDPLLFEMMHGSFGTLGILSKLRFKLVRCAPFVRVTNETHDSLESFQQGIWHHFQDAGADYLDGQIFGPTKHVLCVGHFVDRAPYVHKYDWLTAYCESIPRRAEDYLPTYDYLFRYNRGVTHVKPKSLVARALFGKFIHSDSVLRTANRFTQLLPKKDPPVIVDVFVPFSRAAEFMDWYHREMAHYPVWCVPFKRTRDYEWLTPQWWSGMKDPLFLDLAVYGMPQPKGRNVYKELEDELQRVNGTKTLISYNYYDEETFWSLWNKDTYQAVKQRTDPDNLFRDLYTKTCKAALGLDSPRAH; encoded by the coding sequence ATGCTCACGGAGTCAGTCACTGGTGGTCCCCGGGTGGACACGTCTTCCCGAGCGGAGGCCCTTCACGAAGCCAAGGTGGCGGCCATCGCGCGGCAGTTGCGGCAGCGCAAGGGAAAGGGCCCCGCGTCCTTCAAGAAGAAGTCCCCGCCCCACAGCGTCCCCAAGCGGTTCGACTCGCGTCGCCGCGATGAGAAGGTGGACCTGAGCGACCTGGATCAGATCCTCGACATCGACACGGTGGGGATGACCTGCACGGCGGAGCCCGCCGTCACGTTCGACGAGGTGGTGCGCGCGACGCTGCCCCACGGGCTGATTCCGTACATCGTCCCGGAGCACAAGACCATCACGCTCGGGGGCGCCATCGCGGGGTGCTCCATCGAGTCCATGTCCTTCCGTCAGGGCGGCTTCCACGACACCTGTCTGGAGTACGAGGTCATCACCGCGAAGGGCGAGGTGCTGCGCTGCTCACCGCGCGAGGATCCGCTGCTCTTCGAGATGATGCACGGCTCGTTCGGGACGCTGGGCATCCTGTCCAAGCTCCGCTTCAAGCTGGTGCGCTGCGCGCCCTTCGTGCGGGTGACGAACGAGACGCACGACTCGCTGGAGTCCTTCCAGCAGGGCATCTGGCACCACTTCCAGGACGCGGGCGCGGACTACCTGGACGGGCAGATCTTCGGCCCCACGAAGCACGTGCTGTGCGTGGGCCACTTCGTGGACAGGGCGCCGTACGTGCACAAGTACGACTGGCTCACCGCGTACTGCGAGAGCATCCCGCGCCGCGCCGAGGACTACCTTCCGACGTACGACTACCTCTTCCGCTACAACCGGGGCGTCACGCACGTCAAACCGAAGAGCCTCGTGGCGCGGGCGCTGTTCGGGAAGTTCATCCACTCGGACAGCGTGCTGCGGACGGCCAACCGCTTCACGCAGCTGCTGCCGAAGAAGGACCCGCCAGTCATCGTGGACGTGTTCGTGCCCTTCTCGCGCGCGGCCGAGTTCATGGACTGGTACCACCGCGAGATGGCGCACTACCCCGTCTGGTGCGTGCCCTTCAAACGCACGCGCGACTACGAGTGGCTGACGCCCCAGTGGTGGTCCGGCATGAAGGACCCGCTGTTCCTGGACCTCGCCGTGTATGGCATGCCGCAGCCCAAGGGCCGCAACGTCTACAAGGAGCTGGAGGACGAGCTCCAGCGCGTCAACGGAACCAAGACGCTCATCTCGTACAACTACTACGACGAGGAGACGTTCTGGAGCCTCTGGAACAAGGACACGTACCAGGCCGTGAAGCAGCGCACGGACCCGGACAACCTCTTCCGGGACCTGTACACGAAGACGTGCAAGGCGGCGCTCGGCCTGGACTCACCGCGGGCGCACTGA
- a CDS encoding leucine-rich repeat domain-containing protein, translated as MLPFEILTWAQVRDEVKVPRNGEEDADRVLVLTGNFVLPHDLRLDFRQGIFAQDDEDAPPFTGLLVRGDLTVEGCVLNWENDFGPFLQVHGNLVAKRIAMGGARLHVSGDLTTEDLVAVYNHGSVRVGGNLKARTLASHYAFQVAGAVDAHRYLGQDSKVFAVVGGVEDVKDPYEGKGVFVPSVVKDGRVDLEKVRARLAAGKPVARDAFTSIRDAFRQLVAKKMAEPDKVKSLTLEDKGLTSLPEELFLFRKLEKLNLRRNDLRALPEALGQLTELRELDLSSNGLLALPESIGELKKLRVLQLESNCLWRLPESLAGCVELRWVNLVNNPYASLRKAFGSWARVELMFDFPEVLTRLPKLEVLRFEGTPLRTLPTRRFDSKTLSNATVLRSLVMHVDPELHAPLQVDVGHAVENAAAYIRYWFKPENVRLESFYDAKTDRYDFAEVLALLALLLRINIPTAAPYAESLEKFRVQSGHIARELNWDGDRPRHVHALFAALRDALGPLGEPYPGDALIAGLRDVFAAHAG; from the coding sequence ATGCTGCCTTTTGAAATCCTCACCTGGGCCCAGGTGCGTGACGAGGTGAAGGTCCCCCGCAACGGCGAGGAGGACGCGGACCGCGTGCTCGTCCTCACCGGGAACTTCGTCCTGCCGCACGACCTGCGGCTGGACTTCCGCCAGGGAATCTTCGCCCAGGACGACGAGGACGCGCCTCCGTTCACCGGCCTCCTCGTGCGAGGCGACCTCACCGTCGAAGGCTGCGTGCTCAACTGGGAGAACGACTTCGGCCCGTTCCTCCAGGTGCACGGCAACCTCGTCGCGAAGCGCATCGCCATGGGCGGCGCGCGGCTCCATGTCTCCGGCGACCTGACGACCGAAGACCTGGTGGCGGTCTACAACCACGGCAGCGTCCGCGTGGGCGGCAACCTCAAGGCCCGCACCCTTGCATCGCATTACGCCTTCCAGGTCGCGGGCGCTGTCGATGCGCACCGCTACCTGGGCCAGGACTCGAAGGTGTTCGCGGTGGTGGGCGGGGTGGAGGACGTGAAGGACCCCTACGAAGGGAAGGGCGTCTTCGTCCCGTCGGTGGTGAAGGACGGCCGCGTCGACCTGGAGAAGGTGCGGGCCCGGCTGGCGGCGGGCAAGCCCGTCGCTCGCGACGCGTTCACCAGCATCCGGGATGCGTTCCGCCAGCTCGTCGCGAAGAAGATGGCGGAGCCCGACAAGGTCAAGAGCCTCACGCTGGAGGACAAGGGGCTCACGTCCCTGCCGGAGGAGCTCTTCCTGTTCCGCAAGCTGGAGAAGCTCAACCTCCGCCGCAACGACCTCCGCGCGCTCCCGGAAGCGCTGGGGCAGCTCACGGAGCTGCGCGAGCTGGACCTGAGCAGCAATGGCCTGCTGGCGCTGCCGGAGTCCATCGGCGAGCTCAAGAAGCTGCGGGTGTTGCAGCTGGAGTCCAACTGCCTCTGGCGGCTGCCGGAGTCGCTCGCCGGGTGCGTCGAGCTGCGGTGGGTGAACCTCGTCAACAATCCCTACGCCTCTCTCCGGAAGGCCTTCGGGAGCTGGGCGCGGGTGGAGCTCATGTTCGATTTCCCGGAGGTCCTCACGCGGCTGCCGAAGCTGGAGGTGCTCCGCTTCGAGGGAACACCGCTGCGCACGCTGCCGACGCGGCGCTTCGACAGCAAGACCTTGAGCAATGCCACGGTCCTCAGGTCGCTGGTGATGCATGTGGATCCAGAGCTCCATGCCCCACTCCAGGTAGACGTGGGGCACGCCGTGGAGAACGCGGCGGCCTATATCCGGTACTGGTTCAAGCCGGAGAACGTGCGCCTGGAGTCCTTCTACGACGCGAAGACCGACCGGTATGACTTCGCGGAGGTCCTCGCGCTGCTGGCGCTGCTGCTGCGCATCAACATCCCCACGGCGGCGCCCTACGCGGAGTCGCTGGAGAAGTTCCGGGTGCAGAGCGGGCACATTGCCCGGGAGCTGAACTGGGACGGCGACAGGCCCCGGCACGTGCACGCGCTCTTCGCGGCGCTGCGCGACGCGCTGGGGCCGCTGGGCGAGCCGTATCCCGGCGACGCGCTCATCGCGGGGCTGCGGGACGTCTTCGCCGCCCACGCGGGCTGA
- a CDS encoding YodC family protein — protein sequence MKRFQIGDIVKLKTGGPAMTVQALTPGGPRCQWFAGRKLEQSVFPSASLEPTSVKPQIPDPGSGGAGS from the coding sequence ATGAAGCGGTTTCAAATCGGCGACATCGTGAAACTCAAAACCGGCGGTCCAGCGATGACGGTGCAGGCGTTGACTCCCGGCGGTCCGCGTTGCCAGTGGTTTGCCGGCAGAAAGCTGGAGCAAAGTGTATTCCCGTCAGCCTCGCTGGAGCCCACCTCGGTGAAGCCGCAGATCCCAGATCCCGGCAGTGGCGGAGCGGGCTCGTGA
- a CDS encoding DUF6953 family protein, translating to MAGWMMAHLHRDGCVYQDDVVDMLTKHGADALLRENADGNPVLGKPVLDAFMSVSAETVVWVKPERYWRWRVAEDEMGREQRG from the coding sequence GTGGCCGGTTGGATGATGGCCCATCTCCACCGCGACGGCTGTGTCTACCAAGACGACGTCGTCGACATGCTCACGAAACACGGCGCAGACGCCTTGCTGCGAGAGAATGCCGACGGCAATCCAGTTCTCGGAAAGCCGGTCCTCGATGCCTTCATGAGCGTCTCGGCTGAGACGGTTGTGTGGGTCAAGCCGGAGCGCTACTGGCGGTGGCGTGTTGCCGAAGATGAGATGGGTCGCGAACAACGCGGCTGA
- a CDS encoding acyl-CoA dehydrogenase family protein, with protein sequence MPRKGQEDTASAARARVRTGQPVHLKPCACSASVPARRSPPKDWASDPACLTVDRCLQLSGGYGDMKEYPIAHLFADTRVLRIFAGANEVMKELVARSL encoded by the coding sequence GTGCCGCGCAAGGGCCAGGAGGACACCGCGTCAGCCGCCCGAGCCCGCGTTCGAACTGGACAGCCAGTTCATCTGAAGCCATGCGCCTGCTCGGCGAGCGTCCCTGCGCGGAGGTCTCCACCGAAGGACTGGGCGTCCGACCCGGCTTGCCTCACAGTGGACCGGTGCCTCCAGCTGTCCGGCGGGTACGGCGATATGAAGGAATATCCCATCGCCCATCTGTTCGCGGACACGCGCGTCCTGCGAATCTTCGCCGGCGCGAACGAGGTCATGAAGGAACTCGTCGCCCGGTCCCTGTAG
- a CDS encoding acetyl-CoA C-acetyltransferase, whose translation MSQEAFIFDAVRTPRGKGKKGALHGTKPVSLLVGLVDALKQRHPNLDPKYIDDVVLGVVSPVGDQGADIARTLVLAAGLPETTGGVQLNRFCASGLTAVNMAAQQVRSGWEHLVIAGGVESMSRVPMGSDGGAWAMDPATNYDTYFVPQGISADLIATMEGFTREDVDRYAVRSQELAAKAWAHGYFQKSVVPVKDQNGLTILDRDEHMRPDSTVASLGQLNASFTTMGEMGGFDAVALQKYHAVERINHVHTPGNSSGIVDGAALVLVGSEQVGKKLGLTPRARIAAVATSGAEPTIMLTGPLPATRKLLDIAGLSVKDIDLFELNEAFASVVLKYQKDLGIPDEKLNVNGGAIAMGHPLGATGAMILGTVVDELERRKARRAVVTLCVGGGMGVATLVERV comes from the coding sequence GTGAGCCAGGAAGCATTCATCTTCGACGCGGTCCGTACCCCTCGCGGCAAGGGCAAGAAGGGCGCCCTGCACGGCACCAAGCCGGTGTCACTGCTCGTTGGCCTCGTGGACGCGCTCAAGCAGCGCCACCCCAACCTGGACCCGAAGTACATCGACGACGTGGTGCTGGGCGTCGTGTCCCCCGTGGGTGACCAGGGCGCGGACATCGCCCGCACGCTGGTGCTGGCGGCCGGCCTGCCGGAGACCACCGGCGGCGTGCAGCTCAACCGCTTCTGCGCCTCCGGCCTGACGGCGGTGAACATGGCCGCGCAGCAGGTGCGCTCCGGCTGGGAGCACCTGGTCATCGCGGGCGGCGTGGAGAGCATGTCCCGCGTCCCCATGGGCTCCGACGGCGGCGCCTGGGCCATGGACCCCGCCACCAACTACGACACCTACTTCGTGCCGCAGGGCATCTCCGCGGACCTCATCGCCACCATGGAGGGCTTCACCCGCGAGGACGTGGACCGCTACGCGGTGCGCTCACAGGAGCTGGCCGCGAAGGCCTGGGCCCACGGCTACTTCCAGAAGTCCGTCGTCCCCGTGAAGGACCAGAACGGCCTCACCATCCTGGACCGCGACGAGCACATGCGCCCGGACTCCACCGTGGCCTCGCTGGGCCAGCTCAACGCGTCCTTCACGACCATGGGCGAGATGGGCGGCTTCGACGCGGTGGCGCTCCAGAAGTACCACGCGGTGGAGCGCATCAACCACGTGCACACGCCGGGCAACTCCTCCGGCATCGTGGACGGCGCGGCGCTGGTGCTCGTGGGCTCCGAGCAGGTGGGCAAGAAGCTGGGCCTCACGCCGCGCGCGCGCATCGCCGCCGTGGCCACGTCCGGCGCGGAGCCCACCATCATGCTGACGGGGCCGCTGCCGGCCACCCGCAAGCTGCTGGACATCGCCGGGCTGTCGGTGAAGGACATCGACCTCTTCGAGCTCAACGAGGCCTTCGCCTCCGTGGTCCTCAAGTACCAGAAGGACCTGGGCATCCCGGACGAGAAGCTCAACGTCAACGGCGGCGCCATCGCCATGGGCCACCCGCTGGGCGCCACCGGCGCGATGATCCTTGGAACCGTGGTGGACGAGCTGGAGCGGCGCAAGGCGCGTCGCGCGGTCGTCACCCTGTGCGTCGGCGGCGGCATGGGCGTGGCCACCCTCGTCGAGCGCGTCTGA
- a CDS encoding 3-hydroxyacyl-CoA dehydrogenase NAD-binding domain-containing protein gives MSEQNTLRWEQDADGIVVLTMDDPSQSANTMNAAYVKSMRAAVDRLVKEKASITGVVITSAKKTFFAGGDLNDLRDVKKEAAAQVFNLGQEIKAQLRALETLGKPVVAAINGAALGGGLEIALACHRRIIADVKGAQVGLPEVTLGLLPGGGGVVRTVRMLGITDALMKVLLQGQRYRPQEAKELGLVHEVVPSVDALLPAAKAWVKANPAAQQPWDQKGYKIPGGTPSHPAFAANLPAFPANLRKQLKGANMPAPRAIMAVAVESTQVDVDTAFTIESRYFTELVVGQVAKNMIQAFFFDMQHINSGGGRPKGFPQHTAKKVGVLGAGMMGAGIAYVCAKAGIDVVLKDVSLAAAEKGKGYSVKLVEKAVAKGSTTKEKGDALLARITPAEDPAALAGCDLVIEAVFEDVKLKHKVFQEIQGVVAPDAVLGSNTSTLPITLLAEGVSRPPDFVGMHFFSPVDKMPLLELIAGKQTSDATLAKAIDIAVQIGKTPIVVNDSRGFFTSRVIGTFLNEAIAMVGEGIAPASIEQAGLQAGYPAAPLQLVDELTLTLPRKIRQETKAAVEAAGQPWQDHGSYAVMDAMIDQHGRKGRSTGGGFYDYADGKRTNLWPGLTQHYTKPGHTIPFEDMKERMLFAEAIDTVRCFDEGVLRSVADANVGSILGIGFPPWTGGVVQYINGYEGPSGTGPRGFVTRARQLAERYGKHFLPPASLVEKAERGELLK, from the coding sequence ATGAGCGAACAGAACACCCTGCGCTGGGAACAGGACGCGGACGGCATCGTCGTCTTGACGATGGACGACCCCTCCCAGTCCGCCAACACCATGAACGCCGCCTACGTGAAGTCCATGCGCGCGGCGGTGGACCGGCTGGTGAAGGAGAAGGCCTCCATCACCGGCGTCGTCATCACCTCCGCGAAGAAGACCTTCTTCGCGGGCGGCGACCTCAACGACCTGCGCGACGTGAAGAAGGAAGCGGCGGCGCAGGTCTTCAACCTGGGCCAGGAGATCAAGGCGCAGCTGCGCGCGCTGGAGACGCTGGGCAAGCCCGTGGTCGCGGCCATCAACGGCGCGGCGCTGGGCGGCGGCCTGGAGATCGCGCTGGCGTGTCACCGCCGCATCATCGCGGACGTGAAGGGCGCGCAGGTGGGCCTGCCGGAGGTGACGCTGGGCCTGTTGCCCGGTGGCGGCGGCGTGGTGCGCACCGTGCGCATGCTGGGCATCACGGACGCCCTGATGAAGGTCCTGCTCCAGGGCCAGCGCTACCGCCCCCAGGAGGCGAAGGAGCTGGGGCTGGTGCATGAGGTGGTGCCGTCCGTGGACGCGCTCCTGCCCGCGGCCAAGGCGTGGGTGAAGGCGAACCCGGCGGCGCAGCAGCCGTGGGACCAGAAGGGCTACAAGATTCCGGGCGGCACGCCGTCCCACCCGGCCTTCGCGGCCAACCTGCCCGCGTTCCCCGCCAACCTGCGCAAGCAGCTCAAGGGCGCGAACATGCCCGCGCCGCGCGCCATCATGGCCGTGGCGGTGGAGAGCACGCAGGTGGACGTGGACACCGCGTTCACCATCGAGTCGCGCTACTTCACGGAGCTGGTCGTCGGCCAGGTCGCGAAGAACATGATCCAGGCGTTCTTCTTCGACATGCAGCACATCAACTCCGGCGGCGGCCGCCCCAAGGGCTTCCCGCAACACACCGCGAAGAAGGTCGGCGTGCTGGGCGCGGGCATGATGGGCGCCGGCATCGCGTACGTGTGCGCCAAGGCCGGCATCGACGTGGTGCTCAAGGACGTGAGCCTCGCGGCCGCGGAGAAGGGCAAGGGCTACTCCGTCAAGCTGGTGGAGAAGGCCGTCGCCAAGGGCTCCACCACGAAGGAGAAGGGCGACGCGCTGCTCGCGCGCATCACCCCCGCGGAGGACCCGGCCGCGCTCGCGGGCTGCGACCTGGTCATCGAGGCCGTCTTCGAGGACGTGAAGCTCAAGCACAAGGTCTTCCAGGAGATCCAGGGCGTGGTGGCGCCGGACGCGGTGCTGGGGTCCAACACCTCCACCCTGCCCATCACCCTGCTGGCCGAAGGCGTGTCGCGCCCGCCGGACTTCGTGGGCATGCACTTCTTCTCCCCCGTGGACAAGATGCCGCTCTTGGAGCTCATCGCGGGCAAGCAGACCAGCGACGCGACGCTGGCGAAGGCCATCGACATCGCGGTGCAGATTGGCAAGACGCCCATCGTCGTCAACGACAGCCGAGGCTTCTTCACCAGCCGCGTCATCGGCACGTTCCTCAACGAGGCCATCGCCATGGTGGGCGAGGGCATCGCGCCCGCGTCCATTGAGCAGGCGGGCCTCCAGGCGGGCTACCCCGCCGCCCCGCTCCAGCTGGTGGACGAGCTCACGCTGACGCTGCCCCGGAAGATCCGCCAGGAGACGAAGGCGGCCGTGGAGGCCGCGGGCCAGCCGTGGCAGGACCACGGCAGCTACGCGGTCATGGACGCGATGATTGATCAGCACGGCCGCAAGGGCCGCTCCACCGGCGGCGGGTTCTACGACTACGCGGACGGAAAGCGGACGAACCTCTGGCCGGGGCTGACGCAGCACTACACGAAGCCCGGGCACACCATCCCCTTCGAGGACATGAAGGAGCGGATGCTGTTCGCGGAGGCCATCGACACGGTGCGCTGCTTCGATGAAGGCGTGCTGCGCTCGGTCGCGGACGCGAACGTGGGCTCCATCCTGGGCATCGGCTTCCCGCCGTGGACCGGCGGCGTCGTGCAGTACATCAACGGCTACGAGGGCCCGTCCGGCACGGGGCCTCGCGGCTTCGTCACCCGCGCGCGCCAGCTCGCGGAGCGCTACGGGAAGCATTTCCTGCCGCCCGCGTCGCTCGTGGAGAAGGCAGAACGGGGCGAGCTGCTGAAGTAG